TGAATGAAAGCCATCGCTATCCCTGCAATAAAAGCACTGACCAAAAGCAGTGATTCTAACTCGAAGATACTTCTCAAAAACATAAAGATCCCACTAAAAAACACACCAAATATCATCATCTTCTTTCGGCCAATCCGATCGCTTAATATACCAGCCGGAATCAAGATGATCGCCGCTGCCAGTGAGGAAGCCGCGATGACATTACCATTTACAGTCTCGGCAAACCCAAGCTCCCTTATATAAAAATTATAGACAATCATAAAAATCCCAAGCCCTATTTGCGTAAGGATATTAACAATGAACAACTTCTGGATATTATGATCATACCGTTTAAATGACTGAAACCAGTTTGCATTTTTCAACATATATGTACCCCTTGTTTGTATGTTTGAAAATATATTTCGTCTCCCTAAACAAACTTACCCCTTTTTCAGAAAAATGGCAATAGGTGATTCTGTCGAATATGAAAAAATATGCAGTAACCTTGTTGATTGGAGTGGAAGGCGAAGACTCCTGAGGGAGATAGCGCTAGGTGGAGACCCCACAGGCTAAGCCGAGGAGGCTCCAGCAGCACCCTAGAAAAGCGAAGCCATTTGCGGAAATCAACAGCGGTGTTAAATAATTTCTAAAATTAAATACTTCTTCAATGGCCTTCACCAAGTTAGGAGGCTCCCCGACCGGCCGCAGGCAAGCGAAGCGCCTGGAACGGAAATCAACAGTTTAAGGATTCCATAAAAAAAACACCACTAGGGTGCTTTTAATTCACTGACTTTCCATCATACTGTTTAATGAGCCCATATAAATACTCCACAGAACGAAAAGCATAAATTTTTTCCTTTATCTCACCATTTTCGAAAATCATCATACAAGGAACACTTTCGATTTCCCATGTCATAGCAAGATCCTGAATATAATTCACATCAAGCATCCCAAAAGGAAGATGCGGAAAAAGCTCTTTTGTCACATCCATCATTCTTTTAGCAACCTGACATGTCCCACACATAGGAGTGTAAAAATAAACCACACTTCGCTTATTTTTGTTAATTTCCTGTAAAAGCTCTTTCTTCGTCCAATCCTTCATTCTCTCATCCTCATTACACCTTATTACAAATATTCTGCATGAATATCAATGTTTGCACTTAACAACACCGTAGCTATATGGTGATATGGCGCTGATGCCACTTCTCGGTACATTTTGTCTATATAGAGGTGCTCCGCCTCTGGAAACTCCCTTTTAAAAAGCTTTCGCAATTTTTCACCGGAACTATCTGCATCCACCAAGATATAAACTTCTTTGTCCATAATATCTTCCATTAATTCATCAAGTTTTGTGACACTGATCGTTCCATTCGTACATATGATATGAACTGGCTCATTGATGACTTCCTGAACACGTTTCTTATCTGATTTCCCCTCAACTATGATGATCTTTTCCTCATGTATATAATCCATATCCATCACCTGTTCTAAAAAGATGTATAAAGATAAATTGCTTTATACTATAACTATTCCGAATAGTGGTAATGTACACATATAATTAGAAATAAGGGCGCTAATATATAAAAATAGGGGCGGAACTAAATTAAGTCCCAACCCCACCGATGGTTAACACCATCCATTTTCGTAGTCGCAATCTACATATTTGGCATCTTTTTCAGAAGGCACTGAAACCTGTTGGAAGATCTTGCTTCCTTCTTGTTCATAGCCATTTTTCAATGCGTATTGGTTGCCTTGATCGGTAAACGTCACTTGCCCGATGGATTCATTTTCCACGTAAAGCTCAAAACCTTGGTTTGTCAACTTACCGTTTACTCGGTCGGTGATGTCCAACCTTTTGTTATCCAACGTCATTTAAGGTCACCCTCTTTAGTAAAAGTTAACTAAAGTTAGGTTGCCCCTCGTGTTAATTATTAGTCTTCTTTTGTCATTTCCTCATATTGCTCAGCAGTCATTAAATTGTCAACTTCGCCAGCATCTGCAGGTTCCACCACAATCATCCATGCTTTTTCATATGGTGATTCGTTAACAAACTCAGGGCTGTCATTTAAATCTTCGTTAACTTCTACTACTTTTCCGCTTATAGGAGCGTAAAGTTCAGAAACTGTTTTTACAGATTCTACACTTCCAAATGGCTCATCTGCAGAGATTTCATCTCCAACTTCAGGAAGTTCAACAAACACGATATCGCCAAGCTCGGATTGTGCAAAGTGCGTAATCCCCACTCGTACTTTTTCTCCTTCAACTTTTACCCATTCATGCTCTTCGGAATAACGTAAATCTTTAGGTGTGCTCATTAATAATTCCCTCCATCAAACTAGTTTATTTTAGCTCTTCTAATAGGGGTTACCCAATAAAAAGAGAGCCTTTCCTATTTCCATGTTTCTTCGAACTGCTTTTCATTAAATCCAACTGTTACTTTGCTGCCGTCCGTAGTAATCGGGCGTTTGATCAACATGCCGTCCGTTGCAAGAATATCAAGCAACTCCTCATCGGATGCTGTTTTCACTTTATCCTTCAATCCAAGCTCACGATATTTCATGCCGCTTGTATTAAAGAACTTCTTCAGTTCGAGACCGCTTTTTTTGTACAGCTCCTCTAACTTTTCACGTGATGGTGGATTTTCGACAATATGTACTTCTTCTACCGCTACACCATTCGCCTCAAGCCACTTTTTAGCATTGCGGCATGTGCCACATTTAGGATACCAATAAAACGTTACTGTCATAACCTTTTTGCACCACCTTAGCATACATGATTTTACTCATATATTGTAGCATAACAGAAAGCCTGCGCCTAATTTTCAACACGCTATTTTCTATAATTCGACGTCTTTTTCTATTTTCCTTTTTGACGAGAGACAATTTCTGTAGACCATAGATTTTGAAGGGTATTACCGTTAAAATAAACCTATAGTAGGAACGTCGGAAAGGATGAGCTCTGTGACGGAAAAATTATCAAAAGAACTTAAAGAGTTTTTGTTCTCTTCTTTTGAAAAGAAATTGGCTGTCAAAAAGAGAGCTTATTTATTTCAAGAGGGCATGGTGGCCTCTGAGATATATTTAATTTTGAACGGAAGCTTTAAAATAAGCAAGGTGACACCTGATGGCCAGGAGCTTACTTTACGGCTGTGCAGCGAGGATGACCTTGTGGGAGAACTGACTTTATTTTGTCCAGGAGCAATTTATATGCTCAGTGCTAAAGCAATGGATGATAAAGGTAGTGTGCTTGTCATCCCTAAATTGGAATTGGAACGGAAACTCGCAGAAAACGGCCAGCTTGCTTTGGAGTTTATGAAGTGGATGAGTCTTCACTATCGTAAAACACAGACAAAATTCAGGGACCTAGTATTAAACGGTAGAAAAGGCGCCTTATACTCGACTCTGATTAGGATGTCTAATAGCTATGGGATCTTAAAAGAGGAGGGTATCTGGATTGACCTCCCCTTAACCAACCAGGAACTGGCCAACTATTGCGGAACTTCACGGGAAGTAGTGAACAGGATGCTTTCGGAGTTGAAAAAGAATGGCGTTGTATCCGTTGATAAGGGGAGAATCACTATTCATGACTTGAATCATCTGAAGGTGGAGATTCATTGTGAAAATTGTCCGGATGAGTTGTGTCGGATCGACTAGTGAATATTTAAAAACCCAGGCTCTCCATTAAAGAGGCCTGGGTTTTCGTTATCATACAGTATATTTCTGTGTATCCAATACAACTGCTGCAATTTCGCGCTTCTTCGCAACCACATTGATTGGTGTGTGACGAGTAAATTTGCGAAGTGCAGAGATCATCATGCGAAGGGTATCACCAGTTTCAGCAGCTACTAATGTTTCTCTTGCATCCGCTTCGATTTGGTTGAACGCTTCTTGACAGAACACTTGCGTGTAAAGTACTTTCAATTTGTTTTTATCTTCGCCGGATTTTGCAATCGCTTTTTCTGTACGTAGAACAGCAGATTCCATGGAGTAAACATTGCTAATGATATCTGCAATGTTAACAAGCAACTCTTGCTCTCTTTCCAATGCTTTTCCGTATTTTTGAGCAACAAGACCTGTCATTAAGATAGCAATTTTCTTAGCATTTTTCACAAGATATTTCTCTTGCTCCAATACTCCATCGCCAACTTCTTCAGGCATAAGCATCATTAACTCTTCTTGTAGGCTTTGCGCTTTTTGGATAAGTGGAAGTTCGCCTTTTA
This window of the Sutcliffiella horikoshii genome carries:
- a CDS encoding thioredoxin family protein, whose protein sequence is MKDWTKKELLQEINKNKRSVVYFYTPMCGTCQVAKRMMDVTKELFPHLPFGMLDVNYIQDLAMTWEIESVPCMMIFENGEIKEKIYAFRSVEYLYGLIKQYDGKSVN
- a CDS encoding toprim domain-containing protein; its protein translation is MDYIHEEKIIIVEGKSDKKRVQEVINEPVHIICTNGTISVTKLDELMEDIMDKEVYILVDADSSGEKLRKLFKREFPEAEHLYIDKMYREVASAPYHHIATVLLSANIDIHAEYL
- a CDS encoding YusG family protein, which encodes MTLDNKRLDITDRVNGKLTNQGFELYVENESIGQVTFTDQGNQYALKNGYEQEGSKIFQQVSVPSEKDAKYVDCDYENGWC
- the gcvH gene encoding glycine cleavage system protein GcvH, with product MSTPKDLRYSEEHEWVKVEGEKVRVGITHFAQSELGDIVFVELPEVGDEISADEPFGSVESVKTVSELYAPISGKVVEVNEDLNDSPEFVNESPYEKAWMIVVEPADAGEVDNLMTAEQYEEMTKED
- a CDS encoding arsenate reductase family protein, with the translated sequence MTVTFYWYPKCGTCRNAKKWLEANGVAVEEVHIVENPPSREKLEELYKKSGLELKKFFNTSGMKYRELGLKDKVKTASDEELLDILATDGMLIKRPITTDGSKVTVGFNEKQFEETWK
- a CDS encoding Crp/Fnr family transcriptional regulator, producing MSSVTEKLSKELKEFLFSSFEKKLAVKKRAYLFQEGMVASEIYLILNGSFKISKVTPDGQELTLRLCSEDDLVGELTLFCPGAIYMLSAKAMDDKGSVLVIPKLELERKLAENGQLALEFMKWMSLHYRKTQTKFRDLVLNGRKGALYSTLIRMSNSYGILKEEGIWIDLPLTNQELANYCGTSREVVNRMLSELKKNGVVSVDKGRITIHDLNHLKVEIHCENCPDELCRID